Proteins from a single region of Segatella copri:
- a CDS encoding ROK family transcriptional regulator — MIQDSINNVKFTSSKAALLNSFIENGEQTISELSEYLGVSVPYTTKILKELVDKELVGVTGKKENYAKRAPKIYGLISTSGYFLGIDAGKQSYTLGICDFCGNIVTKPERMDIEYENSPEYLARLLEFTNDYINRSGIERKMIKKGCMSIGGRVNPITGSAFSFLTFLDKPLAEELTEKTGFPFCIDNDTRCMTYGEFLKGVCKGLKDVIFVNVSWGIGIGIIFDGRLYLGRSGFSGEIGHMHIYNNGIICHCGKTGCMETETSGSAIVRKLRQALKEGATSVLSKKITDENQEITLQDFLDAIRREDVLCIDILQKVAEELGTNLAGIINTFNPEMLVIGGDLSVTGDYLIQPISMDIMKYSLNLVNKDSRIVLSTLREKAGLTGACLMARNRFLNG; from the coding sequence ATGATACAGGACTCTATAAATAATGTCAAATTTACGAGTTCAAAAGCTGCGCTTTTAAACTCGTTTATCGAGAACGGAGAACAGACGATTTCCGAGCTCTCCGAGTATCTGGGGGTGAGCGTGCCTTACACAACCAAGATTCTCAAAGAACTGGTTGATAAGGAACTGGTGGGCGTAACCGGAAAGAAGGAGAACTACGCCAAGAGAGCGCCCAAGATTTACGGTCTGATTTCCACCTCGGGCTACTTTCTTGGCATTGATGCCGGAAAACAGAGTTATACACTCGGCATCTGCGACTTCTGCGGAAACATAGTTACCAAGCCCGAGAGGATGGACATCGAATATGAGAATAGTCCGGAATATCTGGCCCGACTGCTCGAATTCACCAACGACTACATCAACCGCTCGGGCATCGAAAGAAAGATGATCAAAAAGGGATGCATGAGTATCGGCGGACGAGTGAATCCTATCACGGGAAGTGCTTTCAGCTTTCTTACGTTTCTGGACAAGCCGCTGGCGGAAGAACTGACCGAAAAAACGGGCTTCCCGTTCTGCATCGACAACGATACGCGCTGCATGACCTACGGCGAATTTCTAAAGGGCGTATGCAAAGGACTGAAGGATGTCATCTTCGTAAACGTGAGCTGGGGCATCGGCATCGGCATCATCTTCGACGGCAGACTCTATCTGGGCCGCTCCGGATTCTCTGGCGAAATAGGTCACATGCATATCTATAACAATGGCATCATCTGTCATTGCGGTAAAACGGGCTGCATGGAAACCGAGACATCGGGCTCTGCCATCGTGCGCAAATTGCGCCAGGCTCTCAAGGAAGGTGCCACTTCAGTACTCTCGAAGAAGATAACTGACGAGAATCAGGAGATTACCCTACAGGACTTCCTGGATGCCATCCGCAGAGAAGATGTGCTCTGTATCGACATCTTGCAGAAGGTGGCTGAGGAGCTGGGCACCAACCTGGCTGGCATCATCAACACCTTCAATCCGGAGATGCTGGTCATCGGCGGCGATCTGTCGGTAACGGGCGACTATCTTATTCAGCCTATCAGCATGGATATCATGAAGTATTCGCTGAATCTGGTGAACAAGGATTCGCGCATCGTACTCTCCACACTGAGGGAGAAAGCCGGATTAACAGGCGCCTGTCTCATGGCGAGAAACAGATTTCTGAATGGTTAA
- the ltrA gene encoding group II intron reverse transcriptase/maturase translates to MKERMQKTLAEVKGCPQKGRTESEGYVGVQTFMWICEDNIVEVPFDREHLLEHIISPDNLLEAYKAVQRNRGCSGIDKMSCEQMLPWLLANKDALIRSLLDGSYRPNPVKRVEIPKDNGKMRLLGIPTVIDRLVQQAINQTLTPIYERQFSPRSYGFRPRRGCHDALRGAQKIIDDGYIYVVDLDLERFFDMVSHSKLIEILSRTIKDGRVISLIHKYLRSGVMNKGMFEASEEGTPQGGPLSPLLSNIMLNELDKELTSRGLPFVRYADDSMIFCKSKRAAKRVKESVTRFIEGKLHLKVNRDKTVVSYVQGVKYLGYSFYVMKGKCQLTVHPKAKSKMKAKLKELTSRSNGWGYAKRKQKLEEYIRGWVGFYHLANMKRFLMETDEWLRRRLRMCIWKSWKRVKTRIANLIKCGIDKYQAYMWGNSRLGYWRIAGSYILCRAITNERLSMAGYATLMGSYIEWHPK, encoded by the coding sequence ATGAAGGAAAGAATGCAGAAAACATTGGCAGAAGTCAAGGGCTGCCCACAGAAAGGTAGGACGGAATCCGAAGGATATGTGGGAGTGCAGACCTTTATGTGGATATGTGAAGACAACATCGTGGAAGTACCATTCGACAGGGAACACCTGTTGGAGCACATCATCAGTCCTGATAACCTACTCGAAGCCTACAAGGCAGTGCAGCGTAACAGGGGCTGTAGCGGTATCGACAAGATGTCATGTGAGCAAATGCTCCCTTGGCTCTTGGCTAACAAGGATGCCCTAATCCGTTCCTTGCTTGACGGTTCATACCGTCCGAACCCAGTAAAAAGGGTAGAGATACCCAAAGACAATGGGAAGATGCGCCTGTTGGGCATTCCCACGGTCATAGACCGTCTGGTTCAACAAGCCATCAACCAGACCCTAACTCCCATCTATGAGCGTCAATTCTCTCCAAGAAGCTACGGCTTCCGTCCGAGAAGAGGCTGCCATGATGCCCTAAGAGGTGCTCAGAAAATAATCGATGATGGCTACATTTATGTGGTTGACCTCGACTTGGAGCGTTTCTTCGACATGGTGAGCCACAGTAAACTCATAGAAATCCTCAGCCGCACGATAAAGGACGGTAGGGTGATAAGCCTTATTCACAAATATCTTCGCAGTGGTGTGATGAACAAAGGTATGTTCGAGGCAAGTGAGGAAGGTACTCCCCAAGGAGGACCTCTAAGTCCGCTCTTGAGCAACATCATGCTCAACGAGTTGGACAAGGAACTCACAAGCCGAGGTCTCCCTTTTGTCCGCTATGCCGATGACTCGATGATATTTTGTAAGTCCAAGCGTGCAGCCAAGCGCGTGAAGGAATCTGTAACCCGATTCATCGAAGGAAAACTTCATCTGAAGGTGAACAGGGACAAGACAGTTGTGTCCTATGTGCAAGGTGTGAAATACCTTGGTTACTCCTTTTATGTAATGAAAGGCAAATGCCAACTCACGGTACACCCAAAAGCCAAATCCAAGATGAAAGCCAAACTCAAGGAGTTGACTTCCCGAAGCAATGGTTGGGGATATGCCAAGAGGAAGCAAAAACTTGAAGAGTACATAAGGGGGTGGGTAGGTTTCTATCACCTTGCCAACATGAAACGTTTCCTCATGGAAACTGACGAGTGGCTAAGGCGACGGCTACGTATGTGTATATGGAAGTCGTGGAAGAGGGTGAAAACGAGAATTGCCAACTTGATAAAGTGTGGTATAGATAAATACCAGGCTTACATGTGGGGCAATAGTCGTCTGGGGTATTGGCGCATAGCTGGCAGTTACATACTATGTCGTGCGATAACCAATGAAAGGTTGAGCATGGCAGGCTATGCTACATTGATGGGTTCATACATCGAATGGCACCCAAAATAG